A genome region from Hevea brasiliensis isolate MT/VB/25A 57/8 chromosome 9, ASM3005281v1, whole genome shotgun sequence includes the following:
- the LOC110640734 gene encoding cysteine-tryptophan domain-containing zinc finger protein 7 isoform X2, whose product MISLGRRDARKELGLGFGVGREMEDTELEEGEACSDHNNNDDDYDSSMDPDIDLSYIDEKLQDVLGHFQKDFEGGVSAENLGAKFGGYGSFLPAYQRSPVWSHPRTPPKVQNYSSPRSPNNSQLEGSCRGLISSSTVPQSVRLEPASSSAASLTASKASSSMIVSVKQEAGMPSTNLAKEHTLRYESVNRKYTDLPDQRMLKVRIKVGSDNLSTQKNAAIYSGLGLDVSPSSSPDDSPSGSEGMSHGPQDSPFESPAHILWIMTSLPIHGGVLLSPLPGDLIHLIEKEKLNKGSGSSHAHSVGIECSGIMDGSDSVKDDGKILGEKKIKSLERNEISSESKSENNKDSRSVIDVFPKKEMDLDTLACEELVSNTLKLPLLSNSYSVTDVAKGTVRESNISREACKAVVRDKGFSDLTKEEPLGLSYTNEDAWVENPKATSAGKMWDGKKTSSFDSVCVYPRKDGNRKGEKPYGFVRSDSNISKGMKAVSSELTDTPKQKADQKVISHEHEGSKFPSVKELSSSDGKKKLKDSLTGGSSLVAKNKKSAYADDCTKEELEDSKSQKNAVKSGDRYRDFFGDIELGQEEKQMSPLEMSYEDRQKDSNMGEKGMRFSNNALKERPNGNKIDKLSTSEVHHKTALRVAPYSGNWPISDVGPAATAPAATKDNWVCCDKCQKWRLLPLGKNPDDLPEKWLCSMLNWLPGMNRCSFTEEETTKAVTVLNQIPAPVSQNNLQINPGEVKSDQLDQNHQDFVLHDMPNTGKKKASRDGPAPLSNPVKKSIQSSLANGSLNDVNQAMVSEPDILKLSKSSDLAAEKHKHKQKEKHKVLDNCSDGGDTMQSKMKGKRDPEEDLLRASKKIKTEVLPQGKNLPKANGRTSSKDQVQVSARKPKDEVPTSMDDVTMVMGKQVNREVGKKRKVKGSYDAQGNPVALSYTGHNLRESRIPAKEEFSENEYRKEKKARISRPDGKESSASKGNSKSDKKSSLKKNWQPRQDVGSTVSQPSLDGVDSLKRDSGSLHPSAAATSSSSKVSGSHKTKVNFHDTKGSPVESVSSSPLRVSKPGKLMTVRRNFTEKDNSADAGFFALGGLRRCSDGEDDGGSERSGTAKEKILDVAHHGSLESSVLDFQEKDFSHVSVGKTKHQIVPSPDVTHHHSANGGADYLGHDARYPGKTTSADRHHEDDKHENHYHVNGSRPRKSGKGSSSRSKDKNRNLNSELDSGKVTVSDLINVQAPSYEQKPTDGKVKIEEKFGVRSDESENRYVDKKDSTGLTPSESTKKGSQSKFRGHIGPDIKAHAIPSHDATTIPKQSLLLDCEAVSGRGKSPSLPPSEGGLNDTSSYCPLPLSGSQKGNVAKISVINASDNDNASKTHKQIRKVDHTNGARHNCSRDPLSNGHRGRDLDAPSPVKRDSSSQAATNALKEAKNLKHLADRLKQNSGSNLESTRLYFEAALKFLHGASLLETCSSDSAKTGEMIQSMQVYSSTAKLCEFCAHEYEKSKDMAAAALAYKCMEVAYMRVIYSSHNNANKDRRTALQMVPPGESPSSSASDVDNLNHPAAVDKGFLAKGISSPQVTGSHVISAQNRPNFVRLLKFAEDVNFAMEASRKSRIAFAAANASLGESQRKEGISSIKTALDFNFQDVEGLLRLVRLAIEAISR is encoded by the exons ATGATTTCTTTGGGGAGGAGAGATGCGAGAAaggagctagggttagggtttggcgtTGGGAGAGAGATGGAGGACACTGAGCTTGAAGAAGGGGAGGCTTGCTCGGACCATAACAACAACGATGATGATTATGATTCAAGCATGGACCCAGATATTGATCTCTCTTACAta GATGAGAAACTTCAGGATGTCTTGGGGCACTTTCAGAAAGATTTTGAAGGGGGAGTTTCAGCAGAGAATTTGG GGGCCAAGTTTGGTGGTTATGGTTCTTTTTTACCTGCCTATCAGCGTTCTCCTGTTTGGTCTCACCCAAGGACTCCACCAAAAGTTCAGAACTACAGCTCTCCTAGATCTCCAAACAATTCTCAACTTGAG GGTAGCTGTCGTGGTTTAATTTCTTCATCAACTGTGCCTCAATCAGTAAGACTCGAACCTGCTTCTTCCAGTGCAGCATCACTGACTGCATCAAAAGCATCATCCTCCATGATTGTTTCAGTCAAACAAGAAGCAGGCATGCCGTCCACTAATCTAGCCAAGGAACATACTCTGAGATATGAATCAGTAAACAGGAAATATACTGATTTACCAGACCAAAGAATGTTGAAGGTTCGAATCAAAGTGGGTTCTGATAATTTGTCGACACAGAAAAATGCTGCAATCTACAGTGGTCTTGGCCTTGATGTGTCGCCATCTTCATCACCGGATGACAGTCCCTCTGGAAGTGAAGGGATGTCTCATGGACCTCAAGATTCTCCATTTGAATCTCCAGCTCATATTCTTTGG ATAATGACTTCATTACCAATTCATGGGGGTGTATTGCTATCACCTCTTCCTGGTGATTTAATTCACTTGATAGAAAAGGAAAAGCTTAATAAAGGCAGTGGATCTTCGCATGCCCATTCAGTTGGCATAGAATGTTCTGGCATTATGGATGGGTCTGATTCTGTAAAAGATGATGGAAAAATATtgggagaaaagaaaataaagtcaCTAGAGAGAAATGAAATATCATCAGAatcaaaaagtgaaaataataagGATTCTCGGAGTGTTATTGATGTTTTTCCAAAGAAGGAGATGGACCTTGACACTTTGGCCTGTGAGGAACTTGTTTCTAACACACTAAAGCTTCCACTTCTATCCAATTCATATTCTGTTACTGATGTGGCAAAAGGCACGGTTAGGGAATCTAATATTTCCAGGGAAGCGTGCAAGGCTGTAGTGAGGGACAAAGGCTTTTCTGATCTAACAAAGGAGGAACCATTGGGGCTGTCATATACAAATGAGGATGCCTGGGTCGAGAATCCCAAAGCCACTTCAGCTGGAAAGATGTGGGATGGCAAAAAAACTAGTTCTTTTGACAGTGTCTGTGTCTACCCTAGGAAAGATGGCAATCGGAAAGGAGAAAAACCTTATGGCTTTGTCAGAAGTGACTCAAATATTTCGAAGGGTATGAAAGCTGTAAGCTCTGAACTGACAGACACTCCCAAGCAGAAAGCTGACCAGAAAGTCATATCCCATGAACACGAAGGTTCCAAGTTTCCTTCTGTTAAGGAGCTTTCATCTTCTGATGGGAAAAAGAAACTAAAAGATAGCTTGACAGGTGGCTCTTCTTTGGTGGCCAAAAATAAGAAGAGCGCTTATGCAGATGACTGCACTAAAGAGGAGTTGGAAGACTCAAAGTCACAAAAGAATGCTGTAAAATCTGGGGATAGGTATAGAGATTTTTTTGGGGATATTGAACTAGGTCAAGAAGAAAAACAGATGAGTCCATTGGAAATGAGTTATGAAGACAGGCAGAAGGACTCTAACATGGGTGAAAAAGGCATGCGCTTCTCTAATAATGCATTAAAGGAGAGACCAAATGGTAACAAAATTGATAAGCTGTCAACATCTGAAGTGCATCATAAAACAGCCTTGAGAGTTGCTCCCTACTCTGGAAATTGGCCTATATCTGATGTTGGTCCTGCAGCAACAGCCCCTGCTGCAACAAAAGACAATTGGGTCTGTTGTGACAAGTGTCAGAAATGGCGGCTTCTTCCACTTGGTAAAAATCCTGACGACCTACCAGAGAAGTGGCTGTGTAGCATGCTTAATTGGCT GCCTGGTATGAACCGATGTAGCTTTACTGAGGAAGAAACAACAAAAGCTGTTACAGTATTGAACCAAATCCCCGCGCCAGTGAGTCAAAATAATCTGCAGATCAATCCTGGTGAAGTTAAATCTGATCAGCTTGATCAGAACCACCAAGACTTTGTTTTGCATGACATGCCCAATACTGGAAAGAAGAAGGCATCCAGAGATGGTCCTGCTCCGTTGTCAAATCCAGTAAAGAAGAGTATACAGTCATCACTGGCAAATGGAAGCTTAAATGATGTGAACCAAGCTATGGTAAGTGAACCTGATATTCTGAAACTAAGCAAGTCTAGTGACTTGGCTGCAGAGAAGCACAAACATAAGCAGAAAGAGAAGCATAAAGTACTTGACAACTGTTCTGATGGAG GTGATACTATGCAATCAAAGATGAAGGGCAAAAGGGACCCTGAGGAAGATTTATTGAGGGCCTCAAAGAAAATCAAGACTgaagttttgccacaag GGAAGAATCTGCCTAAAGCCAATGGCCGCACTTCTTCTAAAGATCAGGTTCAAGTTTCTGCTAGAAAACCAAAGGACGAAGTTCCAACTTCCATGGATGACGTGACCATGGTTATGGGAAAGCAGGTTAATCGAGAAGTTGGAAAAAAGAGGAAAGTAAAGGGAAGTTATGATGCTCAAGGTAATCCAGTTGCCCTTTCATATACAGGGCATAATCTCCGGGAAAGCAGGATCCCGGCCAAGGAGGAGTTCAGTGAGAATGAGTACAGGAAAGAGAAGAAAGCCAGGATATCTAGGCCTGATGGAAAGGAGTCTAGTGCAAGTAAAGGCAATAGTAAATCAGACAAAAAAAGTAGTCTCAAAAAGAACTGGCAACCAAGACAAGATGTTGGGAGTACTGTATCTCAACCCAGCTTGGATGGTGTGGATTCTTTGAAAAGGGATTCTGGATCTCTGCATCCTTCTGCGGCTGCTACTTCTAGCTCTTCTAAGGTTTCTGGTTCCCACAAAACCAAAGTCAATTTCCATGACACAAAGGGGTCTCCAGTAGAATCTGTTTCATCATCACCTTTGAGAGTTTCAAAACCAGGTAAGCTTATGACAGTGCGAAGGAACTTCACTGAGAAGGATAACTCTGCTGATGCTGGTTTTTTTGCTCTAGGTGGTCTGAGAAGATGCTCAGATGGTGAAGATGATGGTGGGAGTGAACGATCTGGGACAGCGAAGGAGAAAATTCTTGATGTGGCTCATCATGGTTCCCTCGAATCCTCAGTGCTTGATTTTCAGGAAAAGGACTTTAGTCATGTTTCTGTTGGTAAAACTAAACATCAGATTGTGCCTTCTCCAGATGTCACACACCACCACTCTGCAAATGGTGGTGCAGATTATTTAGGCCATGATGCACGATATCCTGGTAAAACTACATCTGCAGATCGACATCATGAAGATGATAAACATGAAAATCATTATCATGTGAATGGGTCCCGTCCAAGGAAATCCGGAAAGGGATCCTCTTCAAGGTCCAAAGACAAGAATCGCAATTTAAATTCTGAACTTGACAGTGGTAAAGTTACGGTTTCTGATTTGATTAATGTGCAAGCACCTTCCTATGAACAGAAACCAACAGATGGTAAAGTTAAGATTGAAGAGAAGTTTGGGGTCAGATCTGATGAAAGTGAGAATAGATATGTTGATAAAAAGGACTCCACAGGGCTAACGCCAAGTGAGAGCACTAAAAAAGGGAGTCAGTCTAAATTTCGGGGACACATTGGTCCTGATATTAAAGCACATGCTATTCCCAGCCATGATGCGACCACTATACCGAAGCAGAGTCTGCTGCTAGATTGTGAGGCAGTCTCTGGGAGAGGGAAGTCACCATCATTACCTCCCTCTGAAGGTGGTCTAAATGACACATCATCTTATTGCCCTCTACCACTTTCTGGATCTCAGAAAGGAAATGTGGCAAAAATTTCGGTTATTAATGCCTCTGACAATGATAATGCATCAAAGACGCATAAACAAATCAGAAAGGTTGATCATACAAATGGGGCTCGTCACAACTGTTCAAGAGATCCCTTATCAAATGGGCATAGGGGCAGGGATCTTGATGCCCCAAGTCCAGTTAAAAGGGATTCCTCCAGTCAGGCTGCTACCAATGCATTAAAAGAAGCTAAAAATCTAAAACACCTGGCTGATCGTCTTAag CAGAACTCTGGCTCGAATCTTGAGAGTACAAGGCTTTACTTTGAGGCAGCTCTCAAGTTTCTTCATGGAGCCTCCCTGTTGGAAACTTGCAGTAGTGACAGTGCCAAAACTGGAGAGATGATTCAGTCAATGCAAGTATACAGTAGCACAGCAAAACTCTGCGA GTTTTGCGCCCATGAATATGAGAAGTCCAAAGACATGGCTGCTGCTGCCCTGGCCTATAAATGCATGGAGGTGGCATACATGAGGGTCATTTATTCTTCACATAACAATGCAAATAAAGATCGACGAACAGCTCTGCAAATGGTTCCTCCAG GCGAGTCACCTTCGTCTTCTGCATCTGATGTTGATAACTTGAATCATCCAGCAGCAGTGGACAAGGGTTTCTTAGCCAAAGGTATTAGCTCTCCTCAAGTGACAGGAAGCCATGTCATTTCTGCACAAAACCGTCCCAATTTTGTGCGGTTGCTCAAGTTT GCTGAGGACGTAAATTTTGCAATGGAAGCCTCAAGAAAATCACGGATTGCTTTTGCGGCAGCTAATGCAAGCTTAGGAGAAAGCCAGCGTAAAGAGGGTATTTCTTCCATTAAAACTGctcttgattttaatttccaggaTGTAGAAGGACTACTACGTCTGGTACGGCTTGCAATTGAAGCTATTAGCCGCTGA